AGATCCCGGTCACCCGCTTCATCGAGCACCGCGATCCCCGGCGGCTGCTGATCGTCTCGTCGGTGCTCGCCGGGTACGGCTTCGGCCTCACCGCCTTCGCCGGTTCGGTCGGTCTGTTCGCCCTCACCGTCTGCGTCTGGACCCTCGCCGAGATCGTTCAGGCGCCCACCCAGACCGGCCTCGTCGTCGCCCTCTCCCCGGAGCACGGCCGCGGCCGCTACCAGGGCATGCACACCCTGTCCTGGTCCGTCGCCGGCCTGGTCGCGCCCCTGATGTCCGGCATCGTCATCGACCGGTTCGGGGCGCAGTGGCTGTGGGGGCTGTGCGCGGTGATCGGCACGGCGGCGGCGATCGGCTACGGCGTCCTGATGCGCCGCCTGCCGAAGCGGGAACCGACCGCCTCCGGCACGCCGACCCCCGCGACACCCGAGGTCACCACGGCCTGATCGACACCGGGCCCCTCAAGCGCCGCCTGAACGACGCCGGATTCGTCAGGCCGCCACCCGAGCGCCGCCCGAGTGCCGCAGACGCCGTCTGAGCGACGCGGGAACACTCAGACCGAGCCCGAACGCCGCCCGAGTGCCCCAAGCGCCGTCTGCCGGCTGCCGGCTGCCGCCTGCGCGCCGCCTGCCGTTCTGCAGGGCGCCGGAACACCTCCCAAGCCGCCTGGAAGGACGCCGGAACACCTCCCAAGCCGCCTGGAGGGACGCCGGAACACCTCCCAAGCCGCCTCAGGGACGCCGGAGCCCTCGAGCGCGGCCTGAGCGACGCCGGCCCCTCACGACGCGCTGCCTGAGCGCCGCCGACCCCCTCACGGGTGCATCCGCGCCCCCTTGAGGGCCTTGTCCACGGCGTTGCGCGGGCCGTGGACCGCAAGGCCCACCAGGTCCAGCTCACCCGTCCGCACGGCCCGTACCGCCGCCCGGTTGTCGCGGTCGTTGCCCGTCGCGAACAGGTCCGAGGTGAACACCGCGCGCGGCAGGGCACGGGAGAGCACGCGCGCGTGGGCCGCGGTCAGCGTCTCCTTCGTGCCCTCGAAGACCAGCACCGGCTGGCGGAACATCGGCAGGTAGGGCACGCCGTCGGCGTCCTCGTACGGCTCCCCGATCACCTCGGGGACCTCCCGGCCGAGGCCGCTGACCAGGAAGGCGGTGACGTTCAGCCGCTGCCAGGTCTCCAGGTCCTCCCGGAGCAGCACGGCGATCTTGGTGTCGAAGCGGTCGACGCGGACAGGTGCGGAATCGTTCATGGGACCAGCGTCCCGACGGCCGTGCGCGCGCGTCTTGTACGTTCTTTGCATGGCCCAGCAGCGGGAGGTCTCCGCCTGGCGGCCGTCCGTCCCGGGCGTCGTCGAGGTCTTCCACGCCCACTTCACCGAGTACGCGTATCCGATGCACGTCCACGAGGCGTGGACGCTGCTCATCGTCGACGACGGCGCCGTGCGCTACGACCTGGACCGGCACGAGCACGGCACCCCGCACGACACGGTGACCCTGCTGCCGCCGCACGTCCCCCACAACGGCTCCGCCGCCACCCCGCACGGCTTCCGCAAACGGGTGCTGTACCTGGACGGCGCGCTGCTCTCCGACGACCTGATCGGGCCCGCAGTCGACGCACCCGACCTGCGCGATCCGGTGCTGCGGCGGCGCGTCGGGCAGGTGCACGGGGCGCTCGCCGCCCCCGGTGACGAGCTGGAGGCCGAGAGCCGGCTGACGCTCATCGGGGACCGGCTGCGCGCCCATCTGCGTCCACGCCTCGCCGCCACCGGCCCGCGCCCCGATCCCGCCCTCGCCCGCCGGCTGCGCGAACTCCTCGACGAGCGGGTCGTCCACGGCCTGGCGCTGGACGAGGCCGGCGCGCTGCTCCAGGCCCATCCCGCCCACCTGGTACGGGCGTTCAGCGGGGCCTACGGCATCGCACCGCACCAGTACCTGAACTCCCGGCGCGTCGAACGCGCCCGGCGGCTGCTGCTGTCCGGCGTCCGCCCGGCCGAGGCGGCGGCCGCGGCCGGGTTCTACGACCAGGCCCATCTCACCCGCCACTTCCGGCGGTTGGTGGGGGTGACGCCCGGACGCTACCGGGACGGGGTGCCGCCCTCGGGCCCCTCACGCTGAATCAGGTGGGCGAAGGCGTCCAGGTTGCGGGTCGACTCGCCGCGCGCGACGCGCCACTCGTACTCCTTGCGGATCGCGGAGGCGAACCCCATCTCCAGAAGGGTGTTGAAGGCGCCGTCGGCGGCCTCGAGGATCTGGCCGAGCAGCCGGTCGACCTCGTCCGGGGTGACGGCGGCGAGCGGGAGCCTGCCGGTGACGTAGATGTCGCCAAGCGGGTCCACGGCGTAACTCACCCCGTACAGCTTGAGGTTGCGCTCCAGCAGCCGGCGGTGGACGGCGGGCTCGTTCTCGTCGGGGTGGCGGATCACGAAGGCGTTCAGCGACAGGGAGTGGCGGCCGACGATCAGGGAGACCGTCGTCGACAGTTTGCGGGTGCCGGGGAGTTTGACGACGTAGTGGCCGGGTGCAGGGCTCTCCCACTCCAGCTCCGCGTCCTTGAACACGTCCTCGATGACCTGCGCGGCCCGCTGCTCTGCATCGCCCATGGCGGCAGCGTACGTCAGCCGTGGTGGACCCGGGAGCGGCGGCGGTGGGAGTGCAGGGCCGCCGTGTAGACCTCCGCGGTGGCGGC
This region of Streptomyces chromofuscus genomic DNA includes:
- a CDS encoding DUF2000 domain-containing protein, with the protein product MNDSAPVRVDRFDTKIAVLLREDLETWQRLNVTAFLVSGLGREVPEVIGEPYEDADGVPYLPMFRQPVLVFEGTKETLTAAHARVLSRALPRAVFTSDLFATGNDRDNRAAVRAVRTGELDLVGLAVHGPRNAVDKALKGARMHP
- a CDS encoding AraC family transcriptional regulator, producing MAQQREVSAWRPSVPGVVEVFHAHFTEYAYPMHVHEAWTLLIVDDGAVRYDLDRHEHGTPHDTVTLLPPHVPHNGSAATPHGFRKRVLYLDGALLSDDLIGPAVDAPDLRDPVLRRRVGQVHGALAAPGDELEAESRLTLIGDRLRAHLRPRLAATGPRPDPALARRLRELLDERVVHGLALDEAGALLQAHPAHLVRAFSGAYGIAPHQYLNSRRVERARRLLLSGVRPAEAAAAAGFYDQAHLTRHFRRLVGVTPGRYRDGVPPSGPSR
- a CDS encoding type III secretion system chaperone family protein, with the translated sequence MGDAEQRAAQVIEDVFKDAELEWESPAPGHYVVKLPGTRKLSTTVSLIVGRHSLSLNAFVIRHPDENEPAVHRRLLERNLKLYGVSYAVDPLGDIYVTGRLPLAAVTPDEVDRLLGQILEAADGAFNTLLEMGFASAIRKEYEWRVARGESTRNLDAFAHLIQREGPEGGTPSR